A window from Azoarcus sp. DD4 encodes these proteins:
- a CDS encoding alpha/beta hydrolase: protein MAAPGTEHQHPELPDPKEVAKTYAEVAQRASHLISEHVQRQLKKGVAAPADELGIAQAFMDMMAKLLSNPYKLAQAQMNLVWDYFSLWQHSMLRFMGVNAAPIAAPEKSDKRFKDEEWQEHFMFDFIKQSYLIAARHIHDTVCCVEGLEEQTQKKVNFYTRQYIDALSPSNFAITNPEVFRETVKSHGQNLIKGLNNLLRDVEDGGGNLRVRMTDTSAFELGKNVATTPGKVVFQTDMMQLIQYTPTTDKVLKRPLLIIPPWINKFYILDLREKNSYIKWCVDQGHTVFVISWVNPDERQAEKTFESYVKEGVIAALDAIEKQTGEKEVNAAGYCLGGTLLATTLAYLAAKKEKRIAAATFFTTMTDFSEPGELGVFIDEGQISSLEKKMFERGYLEGSEMAGTFNMMRANDLIWSFVVNNYLLGKDPFPFDLLYWNSDSTRMPAKMHSFYLRAMYMENRLVEPGGVEIDGVPIDLGKIKVPCYFISTIEDHIAPWKSTYMGARNFGGPVRFVLGGSGHIAGIVNPPVANKYGYWLNPVAKLPATADAWFEGAQQQAGSWWTDWQAWVSAHDTEQVAPRDPANGKLKALEDAPGSFVKIRLDARKAA from the coding sequence ATGGCTGCACCCGGCACCGAACACCAGCACCCTGAACTGCCCGACCCCAAGGAAGTTGCCAAGACCTACGCCGAAGTCGCCCAGCGCGCCTCGCACCTGATCAGCGAGCATGTCCAGCGCCAGCTGAAGAAAGGCGTGGCCGCGCCGGCCGACGAACTCGGCATCGCCCAGGCCTTCATGGACATGATGGCCAAGCTGCTGTCCAATCCCTACAAGCTCGCCCAGGCGCAGATGAACCTGGTGTGGGACTACTTCTCGCTGTGGCAGCACTCGATGCTGCGCTTCATGGGTGTGAATGCCGCGCCGATCGCTGCACCGGAAAAGTCGGACAAGCGCTTCAAGGACGAGGAGTGGCAGGAACACTTCATGTTCGACTTCATCAAGCAGTCCTACCTGATCGCCGCCCGCCACATCCACGACACCGTGTGCTGCGTCGAAGGCCTGGAAGAGCAGACCCAGAAGAAGGTCAATTTCTACACCCGCCAGTACATCGACGCGCTGTCGCCGTCCAACTTCGCCATCACCAACCCGGAAGTCTTCCGCGAAACGGTGAAGAGCCACGGCCAGAACCTGATCAAGGGCCTCAACAACCTGCTGCGCGACGTCGAGGACGGCGGTGGCAACCTGCGCGTCAGGATGACCGATACCTCGGCCTTCGAGCTGGGCAAGAACGTCGCCACCACGCCGGGCAAGGTCGTGTTCCAGACCGACATGATGCAGCTCATCCAGTACACGCCGACCACCGACAAGGTGCTCAAGCGTCCGCTGCTGATCATTCCGCCCTGGATCAACAAGTTCTACATCCTCGACCTGCGCGAGAAGAACTCCTACATCAAGTGGTGCGTCGATCAGGGCCACACCGTGTTCGTGATCTCGTGGGTGAACCCGGACGAGCGCCAGGCCGAGAAGACCTTCGAGTCCTACGTCAAGGAAGGCGTGATCGCCGCCCTCGACGCCATCGAGAAGCAGACCGGAGAGAAGGAAGTGAACGCCGCCGGCTACTGCCTGGGCGGCACCCTGCTGGCCACCACGCTCGCCTACCTGGCGGCGAAGAAGGAAAAGCGCATCGCCGCCGCCACCTTCTTCACCACCATGACGGACTTCTCCGAACCGGGCGAGTTGGGCGTGTTCATCGACGAAGGCCAGATCTCCAGCCTCGAGAAGAAGATGTTCGAACGCGGCTACCTGGAAGGCTCGGAGATGGCCGGCACCTTCAACATGATGCGGGCCAACGACCTGATCTGGTCCTTCGTGGTGAACAACTACCTGCTCGGCAAGGACCCCTTCCCCTTCGACCTGCTGTACTGGAACTCCGATTCCACCCGCATGCCGGCGAAGATGCACAGCTTCTACCTGCGCGCGATGTACATGGAGAACCGCCTGGTCGAGCCGGGTGGCGTCGAGATCGACGGCGTGCCCATCGACCTCGGCAAGATCAAGGTGCCGTGCTACTTCATCTCGACGATCGAGGACCACATCGCGCCGTGGAAGAGCACCTACATGGGGGCACGCAACTTCGGTGGCCCTGTGCGCTTCGTGCTCGGCGGCTCCGGTCATATCGCCGGCATCGTCAATCCGCCGGTGGCCAACAAGTACGGCTACTGGCTCAACCCGGTGGCCAAGCTGCCGGCCACCGCCGACGCCTGGTTCGAAGGCGCCCAGCAGCAGGCCGGTTCGTGGTGGACCGACTGGCAGGCCTGGGTCAGCGCCCATGACACCGAGCAGGTCGCCCCGCGCGATCCGGCCAATGGCAAGCTGAAGGCGCTGGAAGACGCGCCGGGTTCCTTCGTCAAGATCCGCCTGGACGCCCGCAAGGCGGCCTGA
- a CDS encoding MBL fold metallo-hydrolase, which yields MNAPKELHYPVADLPEPGTAVEIAPGVRWIRMPLPFALDHINLWLLDDDDELAIVDTGFGLDPIKVQWNAVLDLENRPVSRVFVTHHHPDHLGLASWLMEHDNATLHTTLGEFLAGHAIWHQLPGYSVADMVAQFRAHGLDRERLDALAERGNAYRRGIPEIPSSYHRLFDGDRVRIGAHEWEVIVGYGHAPEHMSLYSEALGVLISGDMLLPRISTNISVYAATPEDDPLGWFLDSLRRISHLPDTTLVLPSHGRPFKGIRARVEQLIAHHRERCDALVAACAEPQSAADLLSTLFPRELDTHQVMFAMGEAIAHLNHLVKLGELRRVGSAADGFRFTTTS from the coding sequence ATGAACGCCCCCAAGGAACTCCACTACCCCGTCGCCGACCTGCCCGAACCCGGCACCGCCGTCGAAATCGCCCCCGGCGTGCGCTGGATCCGCATGCCGCTGCCGTTTGCACTGGACCACATCAATCTGTGGCTGCTCGACGACGACGACGAACTCGCCATCGTCGACACCGGCTTCGGCCTCGACCCGATCAAGGTCCAGTGGAACGCCGTGCTCGACCTCGAAAACCGCCCGGTGTCGCGCGTCTTCGTCACCCATCATCACCCGGACCATCTCGGCCTCGCCAGCTGGCTGATGGAGCACGACAACGCCACGCTGCACACCACCCTGGGCGAATTCCTCGCCGGCCATGCCATCTGGCACCAACTGCCGGGCTATTCGGTGGCCGACATGGTCGCACAGTTTCGCGCCCACGGGCTCGACCGGGAACGCCTTGACGCCCTCGCCGAACGCGGCAACGCCTATCGCCGCGGCATCCCCGAGATCCCGTCCAGCTACCACCGCCTGTTCGACGGCGACCGCGTCCGCATCGGCGCGCACGAGTGGGAAGTGATCGTCGGCTACGGCCACGCACCGGAGCACATGAGCCTCTACAGCGAGGCCCTCGGGGTGCTCATTTCGGGCGATATGCTGCTGCCGCGCATTTCCACCAACATCAGTGTTTACGCGGCAACGCCGGAGGATGACCCCCTCGGCTGGTTCCTCGATTCGCTGCGCCGCATCAGTCACTTGCCCGACACCACGCTCGTGCTACCATCCCACGGCAGACCTTTCAAAGGGATCCGCGCCCGCGTGGAGCAGCTCATCGCTCACCATCGCGAACGCTGCGACGCACTCGTCGCTGCCTGTGCCGAACCACAGTCGGCGGCCGACCTGCTGAGCACGCTGTTCCCGCGCGAGCTGGATACCCATCAGGTCATGTTCGCCATGGGGGAGGCGATTGCCCATCTGAATCACCTGGTGAAGCTGGGAGAGCTGCGCCGGGTGGGAAGCGCCGCGGATGGGTTCCGTTTCACCACGACCAGCTAA
- a CDS encoding MerR family DNA-binding transcriptional regulator yields MVREQTYTITELAREFDITPRAIRFYEDQGLLTPSRSGRARVYSRTDRTRLKLTLRGKRLGFSLADIKELLDMYDGVRNSAPQLERFLAGLAARRAALEQQRLDIEAVMQEIDVLEEQCRALLGHNAEGAAAARAELVRRIDNASTA; encoded by the coding sequence ATGGTCCGCGAACAAACCTACACCATCACCGAGCTGGCCCGCGAGTTCGACATCACCCCGCGTGCGATCCGCTTCTACGAGGACCAGGGGCTGCTGACGCCGTCGCGGTCGGGCCGTGCGCGGGTCTATTCCCGGACCGATCGTACCCGCCTCAAACTGACCTTGCGCGGCAAGCGCCTCGGTTTCTCGCTCGCCGACATCAAGGAACTGCTCGACATGTACGACGGCGTGCGCAACTCCGCACCGCAGCTCGAGCGCTTCCTGGCCGGGCTGGCCGCGCGCCGCGCTGCGCTCGAACAGCAGCGCCTCGACATCGAGGCGGTGATGCAGGAGATCGACGTGCTCGAAGAGCAGTGCCGCGCCTTGCTCGGTCACAACGCCGAGGGTGCTGCGGCGGCGCGCGCCGAGCTGGTCCGCCGCATCGACAACGCCAGCACCGCTTGA
- a CDS encoding PaaI family thioesterase: protein MRHEPLQFQPRDPDYAARVRASFAQQQAMALIGAELAVVEPGYTEIHLPHRPEITQQHGYIHGGVVGMIADSAAGYAANTLTPHDTSVLTVEYKLNLIAPADGQRLVARGEVIKPGRTLLITRAEVYAIRDEKWNLCAVMQQTIMAMHGKKELAG from the coding sequence ATGCGACACGAGCCGCTGCAGTTCCAGCCGCGCGACCCGGACTACGCGGCGCGCGTGCGCGCCAGCTTTGCCCAGCAGCAGGCGATGGCACTGATCGGTGCCGAACTGGCGGTGGTCGAGCCCGGCTATACCGAAATCCATCTGCCGCATCGGCCGGAGATCACCCAGCAGCACGGCTACATCCACGGCGGCGTGGTGGGCATGATCGCCGATTCCGCTGCCGGTTATGCCGCCAACACGCTGACGCCGCACGACACCAGCGTGCTTACGGTCGAATACAAGCTGAACCTCATCGCCCCTGCCGACGGTCAACGCCTGGTGGCGCGCGGCGAGGTCATCAAGCCCGGCCGCACGCTGCTGATCACCCGCGCCGAGGTGTATGCGATCCGCGACGAGAAGTGGAACCTGTGCGCGGTGATGCAGCAGACCATCATGGCCATGCACGGCAAGAAGGAACTTGCCGGCTGA
- a CDS encoding acetyl-CoA C-acetyltransferase — translation MSDPVVIVSVARTPMGGFQGDLSGLTGPQLGAIAIKSAVERARLAPEQVQEVIMGCVLPAGVGQAPARQAALGAGLPLAAGCTTINKVCGSGMKATMLAHDLLLAGTNEVMVAGGMESMSNAPYLLPKARGGYRLGHGQLLDHMFLDGLEDSYAKETRGRLMGTFAEDCAAHFDFSRSAQDEFAVASTQRAQAAINEGAFTWEVVPVTVAGRKGDVVVDKDEQPLKAQLDKIGTLKPAFKKDGTVTAANSSSISDGAAALVLMRRSTADKLGLAPLATIVGHATHAQEPAWFTTAPVGAMQKVLAKAGWGVGDVDLWEINEAFAVVTMAAMKELNLPHDKVNVNGGACALGHPIGASGARILVTLIGALRRRGLKRGVASLCIGGGEATAMAIEVNAAVACGG, via the coding sequence ATGTCCGATCCCGTAGTCATCGTTTCCGTCGCCCGCACGCCGATGGGCGGCTTCCAGGGCGATCTTTCCGGCCTCACCGGGCCGCAGCTCGGCGCCATCGCGATCAAGTCGGCGGTGGAGCGCGCGCGCCTCGCGCCCGAACAGGTGCAGGAGGTGATCATGGGCTGCGTGCTGCCCGCCGGTGTCGGCCAGGCGCCGGCGCGTCAGGCGGCGTTGGGCGCCGGGCTGCCGCTGGCGGCGGGCTGCACGACGATCAACAAGGTCTGCGGTTCGGGCATGAAGGCGACCATGCTGGCCCACGACCTGCTGCTGGCCGGCACCAACGAGGTGATGGTGGCGGGCGGCATGGAGTCGATGTCGAACGCACCTTATCTGCTGCCGAAGGCGCGCGGCGGTTATCGCCTGGGTCACGGCCAGCTGCTCGACCACATGTTCCTCGACGGTCTGGAAGACAGCTACGCGAAGGAAACCAGGGGCCGCCTGATGGGCACTTTCGCCGAGGATTGCGCCGCGCATTTCGATTTTAGCCGCAGTGCGCAGGACGAGTTCGCGGTGGCGTCTACGCAGCGCGCGCAGGCGGCGATCAACGAGGGCGCTTTCACCTGGGAAGTGGTGCCGGTGACGGTGGCCGGGCGCAAGGGCGATGTGGTGGTCGACAAGGACGAGCAGCCGCTGAAGGCGCAGCTCGACAAGATCGGCACGCTGAAGCCGGCGTTCAAGAAGGATGGCACGGTGACCGCGGCGAATTCGTCGTCGATTTCCGATGGCGCGGCGGCGCTGGTGCTGATGCGCAGGTCGACCGCCGACAAGCTCGGGCTGGCGCCGCTGGCGACCATCGTCGGTCACGCAACCCATGCGCAGGAGCCGGCCTGGTTCACCACCGCACCGGTGGGGGCGATGCAGAAGGTGCTGGCGAAGGCGGGCTGGGGCGTGGGCGACGTGGATCTGTGGGAGATCAACGAGGCCTTCGCGGTGGTGACGATGGCGGCGATGAAGGAGCTGAACCTGCCGCACGACAAGGTCAATGTGAATGGCGGCGCGTGTGCGTTGGGCCATCCGATCGGCGCGTCCGGTGCGCGCATCCTGGTGACGCTGATCGGCGCGCTGCGCCGGCGCGGGCTGAAGCGCGGCGTGGCCAGCCTGTGCATCGGCGGGGGCGAGGCGACCGCGATGGCGATCGAGGTGAATGCTGCCGTGGCTTGTGGCGGCTGA
- a CDS encoding acyl-CoA dehydrogenase, producing the protein MILTSEQELIRDSIRAFAQERLAPFAAEWDRNHTFPRQALKELAELGALGMVVPEEWGGAGMDYMSLVLALEEIAAGDGATSTIVSVQNSLACGIPAKYGTDAQKERWLKPLARGEMLGCFCLTEPHVGSDASALRTTAVRDGKEWVLNGVKQFITTGREADVAIVFAVTDKAAGKKGISCFIVPTATPGYIVARIEEKMGQKASDTAQILFENCRVPADALLGAEGDGYRIALSNLEAGRIGIASQCLGMARAALEAAVKYAHERETFGKPIFEHQAVNFRLADMATQLEAARQLVWHAASLKDAGRPCLKEASMAKLFASEMAEKVCSDAIQIHGGYGYVTDFPVERIYRDVRVCQIYEGASDIQKLVIGRALAQ; encoded by the coding sequence ATGATTCTGACCTCCGAACAGGAACTCATCCGCGACTCCATCCGCGCCTTCGCGCAGGAGCGCCTCGCCCCCTTCGCCGCCGAATGGGACCGCAACCACACCTTTCCACGCCAGGCGTTGAAGGAACTCGCCGAACTCGGCGCGCTCGGCATGGTGGTGCCGGAAGAGTGGGGCGGCGCCGGCATGGACTACATGAGCCTGGTGCTGGCGCTCGAAGAGATCGCCGCCGGCGACGGCGCCACCTCCACCATCGTCAGCGTGCAGAACTCGCTCGCCTGCGGCATCCCCGCCAAGTACGGCACCGACGCGCAGAAAGAACGCTGGCTGAAGCCGCTGGCGCGTGGTGAGATGCTGGGCTGCTTCTGCCTGACCGAGCCGCACGTCGGCTCCGACGCCTCGGCGCTGCGCACCACGGCCGTCCGCGACGGTAAGGAATGGGTGCTCAACGGCGTCAAGCAGTTCATCACCACCGGCCGCGAGGCCGACGTCGCCATCGTGTTCGCGGTCACCGACAAGGCGGCCGGCAAGAAGGGGATTTCCTGCTTCATCGTGCCGACCGCCACGCCCGGCTACATCGTCGCCCGCATCGAGGAGAAGATGGGCCAGAAGGCCTCCGACACCGCGCAGATCCTGTTCGAGAACTGCCGCGTGCCGGCCGACGCGCTGCTCGGTGCGGAAGGCGACGGCTACCGCATCGCGCTCTCCAACCTCGAAGCCGGCCGCATCGGCATCGCCTCGCAGTGCCTCGGCATGGCGCGCGCGGCGCTGGAGGCGGCGGTGAAGTACGCGCACGAGCGCGAGACCTTCGGCAAGCCGATCTTCGAACACCAGGCGGTGAACTTCCGCCTCGCCGACATGGCGACGCAGCTCGAAGCCGCGCGCCAGCTGGTGTGGCATGCCGCCAGCCTGAAGGACGCCGGCCGGCCCTGCCTGAAGGAGGCGTCGATGGCCAAGCTGTTCGCCTCCGAGATGGCGGAGAAGGTGTGTTCGGACGCGATCCAGATCCACGGCGGCTACGGCTATGTCACCGACTTCCCGGTAGAGCGCATCTACCGCGACGTGCGGGTGTGCCAGATCTACGAAGGCGCCTCCGACATCCAGAAGCTGGTGATCGGTCGCGCGCTGGCGCAGTAG
- a CDS encoding 2-hydroxychromene-2-carboxylate isomerase gives MRDGAAPIDFWFDFSSPYGYFMSEKIDALAARHGRSVRWRPFLLGVVYKLVGGRPLTEIPLKGDYSRHDLDRSARFLGLPFALPTPFPVATQHAGRAFYWLAAEDAALARRFAHAAYRAYFVDGHDISQLPVVLELAAGQGIEPSALAEALGTDTVKEALKTASNEAIEAGVFGSPYVIIDGEPFWGVDRLPQIERWLAGGF, from the coding sequence ATGCGTGATGGCGCCGCGCCCATCGATTTCTGGTTCGACTTTTCGTCGCCCTACGGCTATTTCATGAGCGAGAAGATCGATGCGCTCGCCGCGCGCCACGGCCGCAGCGTGCGCTGGCGACCCTTCCTGCTCGGCGTGGTGTACAAGCTGGTGGGCGGCCGGCCGCTGACCGAGATCCCGCTCAAGGGCGACTACTCCCGTCACGACCTCGACCGCAGCGCGCGCTTCCTCGGCCTGCCGTTTGCCTTGCCGACCCCTTTCCCGGTGGCGACCCAGCATGCCGGCCGCGCCTTCTACTGGCTGGCGGCGGAAGACGCCGCGCTGGCCCGTCGCTTTGCGCACGCCGCCTATCGCGCCTATTTCGTCGATGGGCACGACATCTCGCAGTTGCCGGTGGTGCTCGAACTGGCCGCGGGGCAGGGCATCGAGCCTTCGGCGCTGGCCGAGGCGCTCGGCACCGACACGGTGAAGGAGGCGCTCAAGACGGCGTCGAACGAGGCCATCGAGGCCGGCGTTTTCGGTTCGCCTTATGTCATCATCGATGGCGAGCCCTTCTGGGGCGTGGATCGCCTGCCGCAGATCGAACGCTGGCTGGCCGGCGGTTTCTGA
- a CDS encoding DUF1289 domain-containing protein, protein MSLPSPCINICRMDADTGWCEGCQRSLDEIAGWSRASEDDKRRILAAVTERRAWLAEAAAAGAGR, encoded by the coding sequence ATGAGCCTTCCTTCCCCCTGCATCAACATCTGCCGCATGGACGCCGACACCGGCTGGTGCGAGGGCTGCCAGCGCAGCCTGGACGAGATCGCCGGCTGGAGCCGCGCGAGCGAGGACGACAAGCGCCGCATCCTCGCCGCCGTCACCGAGCGTCGCGCCTGGCTGGCCGAGGCGGCCGCCGCGGGAGCCGGGCGATGA
- a CDS encoding DUF1289 domain-containing protein, whose product MSGDALCVGVCMIDWDSGVCLGCGRTADEINGVPTPPPAEPAPAAVPLPANVAAQVGEGSD is encoded by the coding sequence ATGAGCGGCGACGCGCTCTGCGTGGGCGTCTGCATGATCGACTGGGATTCCGGCGTCTGTCTCGGCTGCGGTCGCACCGCCGACGAGATCAACGGCGTGCCGACACCGCCGCCGGCCGAGCCGGCGCCTGCCGCAGTGCCCCTGCCGGCCAACGTCGCCGCCCAGGTGGGCGAGGGCAGCGATTGA
- a CDS encoding MBL fold metallo-hydrolase, with the protein MPASVQVFERGWLSANNVLLFDGDEATLIDSGYFSHATQTVALVRAGLGGRRLARLVNTHSHSDHIGGNAALQRAFGCSITVPAGMAAAVAAWDEDALLLTTAAQVGERFAHDAVLAAGERFVAGELEWQAHAVPGHDMDALAYYSPDRRILISGDALWRDGFGILFADVLGTGDGVGEARRTLEALGRLAVDVVIPGHGAPFVEFDDALERAFARLAAFEADGARIARNAIRACMSFALLDVRRMALDTLPDYLATTPLYREANARFLGLTPDALADWLVAELERAGVAQREDGALVAR; encoded by the coding sequence CTGCCGGCCAGCGTGCAGGTGTTCGAGCGCGGCTGGCTGTCGGCCAACAATGTGCTGCTGTTCGACGGCGACGAGGCCACCCTGATCGATTCCGGCTATTTCAGCCACGCGACGCAGACGGTGGCGCTGGTGCGCGCAGGCCTGGGCGGACGGCGGCTGGCGCGGCTGGTGAACACCCATTCCCATTCCGACCACATCGGCGGCAACGCCGCGCTGCAGCGCGCCTTCGGCTGCAGCATCACGGTGCCGGCCGGCATGGCGGCGGCGGTGGCAGCCTGGGACGAGGATGCGCTGCTGCTCACCACGGCGGCGCAAGTGGGCGAGCGTTTCGCCCACGATGCGGTGCTCGCCGCGGGTGAGCGCTTCGTTGCCGGCGAGCTCGAGTGGCAGGCTCATGCGGTGCCCGGCCACGACATGGACGCGCTCGCCTACTACAGCCCGGACAGGCGCATCCTGATTTCCGGCGACGCGCTGTGGCGCGACGGTTTCGGCATCCTCTTCGCCGACGTGCTCGGCACCGGCGACGGCGTGGGCGAGGCACGCCGCACGCTGGAGGCGCTCGGCCGTCTGGCGGTGGACGTGGTCATCCCCGGCCATGGCGCACCCTTCGTCGAATTCGACGACGCGCTCGAACGCGCTTTCGCCCGCCTGGCCGCCTTCGAGGCCGACGGCGCCCGCATCGCGCGCAATGCCATCCGCGCCTGCATGAGCTTCGCCCTGCTCGATGTACGCCGCATGGCGCTCGATACGCTGCCCGACTACCTGGCCACGACGCCGCTCTACCGTGAAGCCAACGCCCGCTTTCTCGGGCTGACGCCCGACGCGCTGGCCGACTGGCTGGTGGCCGAGCTCGAACGCGCCGGGGTGGCGCAGCGCGAGGACGGCGCGCTGGTCGCCCGCTGA
- the rapZ gene encoding RNase adapter RapZ → MQIVLISGLSGSGKSIALNVLEDAGYYVVDNLPSALLLQLVLHLRGSGYQRAAVAVDMRSGTSIAALPQQVEALRGMVDDLRFIFLEARDDTLIARFSETRRRHPLADEDVSLEEAIQRERDALASVAELGHRMDTSDIQANTLRAWIKDFIQVEASEGLTLMFQSFGFKYGIPLDADLVFDVRCLPNPYYDPQLRPLTGRDKPVIDFLEKIPEVARMAEDIRRFVASWLPAYMRDNRSYLTVAIGCTGGQHRSVYLAEWLAQRFQDNARVIVRHRSAARRARDQPANGSGK, encoded by the coding sequence ATGCAGATCGTACTCATCAGCGGCCTCTCCGGCTCGGGCAAGAGCATCGCCCTCAACGTGCTGGAAGACGCCGGCTACTACGTGGTCGACAACCTGCCCTCGGCGCTGCTGCTGCAACTGGTGCTGCACCTGCGCGGCTCCGGCTACCAGCGCGCCGCGGTGGCAGTCGACATGCGGTCGGGCACCAGCATCGCGGCCCTTCCGCAGCAGGTCGAGGCGCTGCGCGGCATGGTGGACGACCTGCGTTTCATCTTCCTCGAGGCGCGTGACGACACCCTGATCGCGCGCTTTTCCGAGACCCGCCGCCGCCATCCGCTGGCCGACGAGGACGTGTCGCTCGAAGAGGCCATCCAGCGCGAACGCGACGCGCTCGCCAGCGTCGCCGAGCTGGGCCACCGCATGGACACCAGCGACATCCAGGCCAACACCCTGCGCGCCTGGATCAAGGATTTCATCCAGGTCGAGGCCAGCGAAGGACTGACGCTGATGTTCCAGTCCTTCGGCTTCAAGTACGGCATTCCGCTCGACGCCGACCTGGTGTTCGACGTGCGCTGTCTGCCCAATCCCTACTACGATCCGCAGCTGCGCCCGCTCACCGGGCGCGACAAGCCGGTGATCGACTTCCTCGAGAAGATTCCCGAGGTCGCGCGCATGGCGGAAGACATCCGCCGTTTCGTCGCCAGCTGGTTGCCGGCTTACATGCGCGACAACCGCAGTTATCTCACCGTCGCCATCGGCTGTACCGGTGGCCAGCACCGCTCGGTCTACCTGGCCGAATGGCTGGCGCAGCGCTTCCAGGACAATGCGCGCGTGATCGTGCGCCACCGATCGGCGGCGCGCCGCGCCCGCGACCAGCCCGCCAACGGATCGGGCAAGTGA
- a CDS encoding NusG domain II-containing protein, giving the protein MMALGLAVCVGSALALWRGGAPDGAVIRAGGKVYAEVDLAHARIVEVPGPIGTTRIEIEPGRARVASDPGPRQYCVRQGWLSRAGAVAICAPNEVSLALTGRGTDYDSLNY; this is encoded by the coding sequence ATGATGGCGCTCGGCCTGGCGGTCTGCGTCGGGTCCGCGCTGGCGTTGTGGCGCGGCGGCGCGCCCGACGGCGCGGTGATACGGGCCGGGGGCAAGGTGTACGCCGAGGTGGATCTTGCCCACGCGCGCATCGTCGAGGTGCCGGGGCCGATCGGCACCACCCGCATCGAGATCGAGCCCGGCCGTGCCCGCGTGGCCTCCGACCCCGGTCCGCGCCAGTACTGCGTGCGCCAGGGCTGGCTGTCGCGCGCCGGTGCGGTGGCCATCTGTGCGCCCAACGAGGTCAGCCTCGCCCTCACCGGTCGAGGTACGGATTATGACTCCCTCAACTATTGA
- a CDS encoding Gx transporter family protein produces the protein MTPSTIELVPTAEDRRIARHAAAAIVLTVAEAAIPLPLPGVKPGLANIVTLIVLARWGWREAVWVALLRVGAGSLLLGQFLAPGFFLSLSGALASLLTLGLAMHLPRRWFGPVSQSILAAFAHIGAQLVVARLWLVPHDGVFYLVPVFAVAAVVFGTVNGLIAARLLAELPPTDPARPMPER, from the coding sequence ATGACTCCCTCAACTATTGAACTCGTCCCGACCGCGGAGGACCGCCGCATCGCGCGCCATGCCGCGGCGGCCATTGTGCTGACGGTGGCCGAGGCCGCGATTCCGCTGCCGCTGCCCGGCGTCAAGCCGGGGCTGGCCAACATCGTCACGCTGATCGTGCTGGCGCGCTGGGGCTGGCGCGAGGCGGTGTGGGTGGCCTTGCTGCGGGTGGGGGCGGGCAGCCTGCTGCTCGGCCAGTTCCTGGCACCGGGCTTCTTCCTCAGCCTGTCGGGTGCGCTCGCCAGCCTGCTGACGCTGGGGCTGGCGATGCACCTGCCGCGGCGCTGGTTCGGGCCGGTGAGCCAGAGCATCCTGGCCGCCTTCGCCCACATCGGTGCCCAGCTGGTGGTGGCGCGGCTATGGCTGGTGCCCCACGACGGCGTGTTCTACCTGGTGCCGGTGTTCGCGGTGGCAGCGGTGGTCTTCGGCACCGTGAATGGCCTGATCGCAGCACGCCTGTTGGCCGAGCTACCGCCGACCGATCCTGCCCGCCCAATGCCGGAACGCTAG